One window of the Streptomyces sp. TS71-3 genome contains the following:
- a CDS encoding SIS domain-containing protein, translated as MSRGAGEPMGTAGTFPLGFEEGRRTELAALREVVGALPGRLAEGVWRPGWRRVLLAGIGASCAALASPLHRMRAAGIEAFRTDCSDFPEVPGPHPDVVVALSQSGRSRETADLVARFRGAGAATLAVTNADASPLRDAAGACVSLGGHPDSRVSTVGFVVTFAALGMLADLAADGGVDERWLALPGLIEESVAGAAKELAAFAEGPMAAGSVDIVAAAPQLTTAEAVALLFREGPLVPSAAFGTRAYLHGYMDSASGETAHIVVGGERELALARQLTEKPTGVLAVTDGTLPLPPGVRGVAVPARLTPPQRALVEVCVLQELVSAVAAVRGTSIDEVAFGRVDTKVDALGEL; from the coding sequence ATGAGCCGGGGCGCAGGAGAACCGATGGGCACGGCGGGCACGTTCCCCCTCGGCTTCGAGGAGGGCCGGCGCACGGAGCTGGCGGCGCTGCGCGAGGTGGTCGGCGCCCTGCCGGGGCGGCTCGCCGAGGGTGTCTGGCGGCCGGGGTGGCGGCGGGTGCTGCTCGCCGGGATCGGCGCGAGCTGCGCCGCGCTGGCCTCGCCCCTGCACCGGATGAGGGCGGCCGGCATCGAGGCCTTCCGCACCGACTGCTCCGACTTCCCCGAGGTGCCCGGCCCGCACCCCGACGTGGTGGTGGCGCTCTCGCAGAGCGGCCGGAGCCGGGAGACGGCGGACCTGGTGGCGCGGTTCCGCGGCGCGGGGGCGGCGACGCTGGCCGTCACCAACGCCGACGCGAGCCCGCTGCGGGACGCCGCGGGCGCTTGCGTGTCGCTGGGCGGGCACCCCGACAGCCGGGTGTCGACGGTGGGTTTCGTGGTGACGTTCGCCGCGCTCGGCATGCTGGCCGACCTGGCCGCGGACGGCGGCGTGGACGAGCGCTGGCTGGCGCTGCCCGGGCTGATCGAGGAGTCGGTGGCGGGGGCGGCGAAGGAGCTCGCGGCCTTCGCCGAGGGCCCGATGGCCGCCGGGTCGGTGGACATCGTGGCCGCCGCGCCGCAGCTGACCACCGCGGAGGCGGTGGCCCTGCTGTTCCGGGAGGGCCCGCTGGTGCCGTCCGCCGCCTTCGGCACCCGAGCCTACCTGCACGGCTACATGGACAGCGCGAGCGGCGAGACCGCGCACATCGTGGTCGGCGGCGAACGGGAGCTGGCCCTCGCCCGGCAGCTCACCGAGAAGCCCACCGGCGTCCTCGCCGTCACGGACGGCACGCTGCCGCTCCCGCCGGGCGTCCGTGGGGTGGCGGTGCCGGCGCGCCTGACGCCGCCGCAGCGGGCGCTGGTGGAGGTGTGCGTGCTCCAGGAGCTGGTGTCGGCGGTGGCGGCGGTGCGGGGCACGTCCATCGACGAGGTGGCGTTCGGCCGCGTCGACACCAAGGTCGACGCGCTGGGCGAGTTGTAG